The following proteins come from a genomic window of Sorex araneus isolate mSorAra2 chromosome 1, mSorAra2.pri, whole genome shotgun sequence:
- the LOC129404792 gene encoding cytochrome c oxidase subunit 7C, mitochondrial — MWAQSVRRFTTSVVRRSHYEEGPGKNLPFSVENKWRLLAMMTVYFGSGFAAPFFIVRHQLLKK; from the exons ATGTGGGCCCAGAGCGTCCGCAGGTTCACCACCTCGGTGGTCCGCCGGAGCCACTATGAGGAGGGCCCGGGGAAG AATTTGCCTTTTTCAGTGGAAAACAAGTGGCGGTTGCTTGCCATGATGACTGTGTACTTCGGGTCCGGATTTGCAGCGCCCTTCTTCATAGTAAGACACCAGCTGCTTAAGAAATAA